In Clostridium omnivorum, the DNA window TTATTTTATACCAAAATTCTGGGGAAGTGGAATTGCTAAAGAATTGATGGAGTGGGGAATAAATGAAATACTAAAAGAAAACTTCACCAATATAGAACTTTGGGTATTAGAAGAAAATATACGTGCTAGAAAGTTTTATGAGAAGATGGGTTTTACGCATGACAATACTGTACAAATAATTGATATGGGTAAAGAGCTAAGAGAACTGCGTTATATTAAGCTATGGTAGCAATATAGCTAATTCACACTCTTCTTATACGACATAACTAATTTAAAGTAAATTAGAATAGACTTTATTTAGAGAGATAAGTTTATTAAAGATTGCTATAATCAGTTAAAGCCAAATGGATATATGATTTTTACTAATATTTCAAAAGAAGCTCCAATGTTTGGAAAGGGTAAACAACTGGATAAAGACTATTTTGAGGTAATGGAAGGATTAAAAATGTTTTTTTATGATTCTGATTCGATAAAACAAGAATTTGGCAAGTATGGATTGATAGAAATTTCTGAAGTTATTGAGTCACATAAGAATAATGAAAATAAACCTCCATTTAAATTTTTAATGGTAAAATGTCATAAAGAACTATAATTACAATTAAATGAAAAATCAAAAATAATAAATTATTAATTGATAAGGCTTATGTGTATTCATAAAGATTTTCAATTGCGTGCTTTAATTATAAATAACAAGTAGATATTGGTAACGAATTAATACATCTGGACAAAATTAAGAAAAGTGGGAGAAAGACATATGATAAAAGAAGTAAATAAAGAAGAGTTATATCGACCTAATCTAAAAATAGAAACTCAGCATTTTATAATTATTTACGGCGAAATGGATAAAGCTTGTATAGATAAGGTGTCAGCTGTTCTCGAAGGTAATTACAGTGAAGTTACAAATAAATTAAAGCAACAGCTTGAAGAAAAGTTAACTGTTGAGATATATACAGATCTTAACCAATTACATATTGCATTAGGTTTTCCAGATGCACCAGATTGGGTAAGAGGAGGGCTAGGGGTTGGTAAAATTGTTATTGCATCACCACTAAATCCACCTCCAGGGTCAGGATTTGACAACGTGGTAAATACTGCTGTTCATGAATTTGTACATATTATAATAAAGAAAATAAATTC includes these proteins:
- a CDS encoding peptidase MA family metallohydrolase, which codes for MIKEVNKEELYRPNLKIETQHFIIIYGEMDKACIDKVSAVLEGNYSEVTNKLKQQLEEKLTVEIYTDLNQLHIALGFPDAPDWVRGGLGVGKIVIASPLNPPPGSGFDNVVNTAVHEFVHIIIKKINSNIPRWLDEGVASYEAKDNNEMWIANTIVKGLENNTLPTFDDLDTREDFQAFFRKDGYQYSYTIVESIVNVFGYDKLYSLIKSPKNIVDIFGITENELQNKWIEYIKDNYMVNKL